In a single window of the Thermoanaerobacterium sp. PSU-2 genome:
- a CDS encoding FliA/WhiG family RNA polymerase sigma factor, with the protein MSLLEQDLWDKYEKQKDGSSKEDIIIKYMPLVKHIVKRICLSELSKEDTDDLISQGMIGLIDAVNKYDVSKGVKFETYASIRIKGEIIDYLRKKDWIPRSLKKRYKSIEKTIEQLEQEYKREPTIEEIMEATKLSKNDVLKTLSYMNAGYISSLDEVIENNLKITSITDNEVTNPESEVMMFDLKQNISKAIDTLQEKERLIISLYYYEDLNYKEISKIMGLTESRISQIHSKAIKKLKEKLSDLL; encoded by the coding sequence ATGTCTCTACTCGAACAAGACTTATGGGATAAATATGAGAAACAAAAAGACGGAAGTTCCAAGGAAGACATAATCATCAAGTATATGCCACTTGTTAAGCATATAGTCAAGAGAATTTGCTTGTCAGAATTAAGCAAAGAAGATACTGATGATCTTATAAGCCAAGGAATGATTGGGTTAATCGATGCAGTTAATAAATATGATGTATCAAAAGGTGTAAAGTTTGAAACATATGCGTCGATAAGAATAAAGGGAGAGATAATTGATTATTTGAGAAAAAAAGACTGGATTCCGAGAAGTCTAAAAAAACGATATAAAAGCATCGAAAAAACAATTGAACAATTGGAACAGGAATATAAAAGAGAACCTACTATAGAAGAAATTATGGAGGCAACAAAGTTATCAAAAAATGACGTTTTAAAGACTTTAAGCTACATGAATGCAGGATACATAAGTTCTTTAGATGAAGTGATTGAGAATAATTTAAAAATCACTTCAATCACAGACAACGAAGTTACAAATCCTGAAAGCGAAGTAATGATGTTTGACTTGAAGCAGAATATTTCTAAGGCTATTGATACGCTACAAGAGAAAGAAAGATTGATTATTTCATTGTATTACTATGAGGATTTGAACTATAAGGAAATTAGTAAAATAATGGGACTGACGGAATCTAGAATATCACAAATTCATTCAAAGGCCATAAAAAAGTTAAAGGAAAAGCTAAGTGACTTGCTGTAA
- a CDS encoding chemotaxis protein CheD, translating to MDNFTFRVGMADARVAKCPSKLVTVGLGSCVGIVLYDKVSKISGLVHIMLPYSNQSKNNSNKLKFADTGITALIDMMLELGADRKYIISKIAGGAQMFATKANLDIMNIGARNVIATKEVLSSLNIPLVSEDTGGNYGRTIEFDCESGKLLIKTIGHGVKFI from the coding sequence ATGGATAATTTTACATTTAGAGTAGGAATGGCCGATGCAAGAGTTGCAAAGTGTCCAAGCAAATTGGTTACAGTCGGTCTTGGGTCATGTGTGGGTATCGTCCTATATGACAAAGTAAGTAAAATATCTGGACTTGTCCACATTATGTTGCCATATAGCAATCAAAGTAAAAACAACTCAAATAAACTTAAATTTGCTGATACAGGTATCACAGCATTGATAGATATGATGTTAGAGTTAGGTGCTGACAGAAAGTACATAATAAGTAAAATAGCAGGTGGCGCTCAAATGTTTGCAACAAAGGCAAACTTGGATATTATGAATATAGGTGCCCGCAATGTAATTGCTACTAAAGAAGTTTTATCGTCTTTAAACATACCATTGGTTTCAGAGGATACAGGTGGTAATTATGGTCGTACAATTGAATTTGACTGCGAAAGTGGTAAGCTATTAATTAAAACAATTGGGCATGGTGTAAAATTTATTTAG
- a CDS encoding chemotaxis protein CheC, which yields MNINKINETYIDVLKELGNIGSGNAITALASLIGKKIDMKIPTVRLMELNEVQDIFGLADTIIVGIYFDLEGSVNGNILFSLDVESASYLIQYLMGVNVGDEFTEIEKSALEEIGNIMAGSYVSSLSTLTNLDMKISPPAISIDMAGAILSVPAIKFSELSDKILFIETEFFEGNRLIKGDFFLIPDIESFDKILSALGVELDG from the coding sequence ATGAATATAAATAAGATAAATGAGACATACATCGATGTGCTTAAAGAGCTTGGGAATATAGGCTCAGGAAACGCTATAACAGCTTTAGCATCTTTGATAGGAAAGAAAATAGATATGAAAATCCCTACCGTACGGCTGATGGAATTAAACGAAGTACAGGATATATTCGGACTTGCCGACACTATTATTGTGGGAATATATTTTGATCTTGAAGGAAGTGTGAATGGCAATATTTTATTTTCTTTAGATGTTGAAAGTGCTTCTTATTTGATTCAATATTTGATGGGAGTCAATGTTGGCGATGAATTTACAGAAATCGAAAAATCAGCATTGGAAGAAATAGGTAATATTATGGCAGGAAGTTATGTGTCTTCACTGTCTACATTGACAAATTTGGACATGAAAATATCACCTCCTGCAATCAGCATTGATATGGCAGGTGCTATATTAAGCGTTCCTGCAATTAAATTTAGCGAATTGTCAGATAAAATTTTGTTTATTGAGACGGAGTTTTTTGAAGGCAATAGATTAATAAAAGGCGATTTCTTTCTTATACCTGATATAGAATCATTTGATAAAATACTTAGCGCACTTGGAGTTGAATTAGATGGATAA
- a CDS encoding chemotaxis protein CheW, with protein MSMFVVTKLGGEEYGIEIDKVQSIEKITKITRVPKAPSFVKGVINLRGEIIPVISIRMLLKLEEVDFNDDTRIVIIKNNDIVIGVIVDNANEVVEINDENIDSIDVNSNLYKKESFIGRIGKVGSRLLMLFDIDKLTTQQEVKI; from the coding sequence ATGAGCATGTTTGTCGTGACTAAATTAGGCGGTGAAGAATACGGAATAGAAATTGATAAAGTACAATCCATTGAAAAAATTACTAAGATAACAAGAGTTCCAAAAGCGCCTTCATTTGTAAAAGGTGTTATAAATTTGAGGGGTGAGATAATTCCTGTCATTTCAATTAGAATGTTGTTAAAATTAGAAGAAGTTGATTTTAACGATGATACAAGGATCGTCATAATAAAAAATAACGACATTGTAATTGGAGTTATTGTAGATAATGCTAATGAAGTTGTAGAAATAAATGATGAAAACATAGACTCAATAGATGTTAACAGCAATTTATACAAAAAGGAAAGTTTTATTGGGCGAATAGGAAAGGTAGGAAGCAGGCTATTGATGCTTTTTGATATAGACAAATTGACTACTCAGCAGGAAGTGAAGATATGA
- a CDS encoding chemotaxis protein CheA — protein sequence MDTNQYLEIFLEESEEHIESLNENLLQLEKNPEDSHIVDEIFRSAHTLKGMAATMGFENMTKLTHKMEDVFQEIRNNSLKVSSNLMDVLFKCMDALSSMIGKISESGNDAYDIENLIKLLENGNSNEEIAVTNKSEESKAYASNEVNLYEKDIIEKAASQGYKTYSIEVVIDKNCVMKSARAFIVFNTLDNLGDVIDSKPSVEDIEDEKFDDRFTVHLISKHDKDFVKSKLTAISEIKEINIEEILYSKEIKDNKNFEKTANTNNDDQIKHNKTNKSVRVDIERLDNLMNLVSELIIIKTRLEGLESNEKNPDTIATIEYLERITTNLHDAVMKVRMVPVERVFNRFPRMVRDLSRELNKKITLNMFGQDTEVDRTVIDEIGDPLVHLIRNSIDHGIETPELRIKKGKVETGTINLKAYHEGNNVIIEVSDDGSGINFEKVKKKAYEKGMLSDEEANELSNEKLVKLLFEPGFSTSDKISDISGRGVGLDVVKNKIESLNGSIEVKTEKDKGTKFIIKLPLTLAIIQALLVMVGNEKYAFPLNSISEIVNKNKSEVHLVQGKEVVMYRGKVIPLIRLHNVLDVESNEDNDEFICVIIKKGDNLAACSVDELIGQQEIVIKPLGKYLSNVKVIAGATILGDGQVALIIDSNNLF from the coding sequence ATGGATACAAATCAATACTTAGAGATATTTTTGGAGGAATCTGAAGAACACATTGAGAGCTTAAATGAAAATCTTCTTCAGCTTGAAAAAAATCCTGAAGATTCACATATTGTAGATGAAATATTTAGATCTGCCCATACTCTAAAAGGAATGGCTGCCACAATGGGCTTTGAAAACATGACAAAATTGACTCATAAGATGGAAGATGTTTTTCAAGAAATTAGAAATAATTCTTTGAAAGTTTCCAGTAATTTAATGGATGTATTGTTTAAATGTATGGATGCTTTAAGTTCTATGATTGGGAAAATATCTGAAAGTGGTAATGATGCATATGACATTGAAAATTTGATTAAATTGTTGGAGAATGGCAATTCAAATGAGGAAATTGCTGTAACCAATAAAAGTGAAGAATCCAAAGCTTATGCCAGCAATGAAGTGAATTTGTACGAGAAAGATATAATTGAAAAAGCAGCGTCTCAGGGCTATAAAACGTATAGTATTGAAGTAGTTATTGATAAAAATTGCGTGATGAAGTCTGCAAGAGCTTTTATAGTATTTAATACATTGGACAATTTGGGCGATGTTATAGATTCTAAGCCTTCAGTAGAAGATATAGAAGATGAAAAATTTGACGATAGATTTACCGTTCATTTGATTAGCAAACACGATAAAGACTTTGTAAAGTCAAAATTAACCGCAATATCAGAGATAAAGGAAATAAATATCGAAGAAATATTGTATTCTAAAGAAATAAAAGATAATAAGAACTTCGAAAAGACGGCCAATACAAATAACGACGATCAAATAAAGCATAATAAGACAAATAAAAGCGTTAGAGTAGATATTGAAAGATTAGACAATTTGATGAATTTAGTAAGCGAATTGATAATAATAAAAACGCGGTTAGAAGGATTGGAATCAAACGAAAAAAATCCTGACACTATTGCAACGATTGAGTATCTCGAGAGAATAACTACAAATCTTCATGATGCTGTGATGAAGGTAAGAATGGTGCCAGTGGAAAGAGTTTTCAACCGTTTTCCAAGAATGGTAAGGGATTTATCTCGAGAGCTGAATAAAAAAATCACATTAAACATGTTTGGACAGGATACTGAAGTTGATAGGACTGTAATAGACGAAATAGGTGATCCATTAGTACATTTAATAAGAAATTCTATAGATCATGGTATAGAAACACCAGAATTGAGAATAAAGAAAGGTAAGGTGGAGACTGGAACTATAAATCTGAAGGCATACCATGAAGGAAATAATGTAATAATTGAAGTAAGTGACGATGGTTCTGGTATTAATTTTGAAAAGGTGAAAAAGAAAGCTTATGAAAAAGGTATGCTTTCTGATGAGGAAGCTAATGAGTTGTCAAACGAAAAATTAGTAAAATTGTTATTTGAACCTGGATTCAGCACTTCTGACAAGATATCTGATATATCAGGTAGAGGAGTAGGACTTGATGTAGTTAAAAATAAGATAGAATCTTTGAACGGTTCCATAGAAGTCAAAACGGAAAAAGATAAGGGGACAAAATTTATAATAAAATTGCCATTGACTTTGGCTATAATTCAGGCATTGTTAGTGATGGTTGGAAACGAAAAGTACGCTTTTCCACTTAATTCAATATCGGAAATTGTAAACAAAAATAAAAGCGAAGTACATTTGGTACAAGGCAAGGAAGTCGTCATGTATAGAGGCAAAGTAATTCCACTTATAAGGCTGCATAATGTTTTAGATGTTGAGTCTAATGAAGACAATGATGAGTTTATATGTGTGATTATAAAAAAAGGCGACAATTTGGCTGCATGTAGTGTTGATGAACTTATTGGGCAGCAGGAAATAGTAATAAAACCATTAGGTAAATATTTAAGCAATGTAAAAGTAATTGCTGGCGCGACAATATTGGGGGACGGGCAAGTGGCTTTAATCATAGATTCTAATAATTTATTTTAA
- a CDS encoding flagellar brake protein produces MVNIKPGQKIEISIGKSNNKYVSKVDDVSADGTLLVETPIHNGHFVPIRIGAKVNVIFFNKDGLFTFDGIVINRFFGNLSFIQLKRVTDIEKLQRRQFFRLEKIMEFKYKLHEDDESFEKGVIKDISGGGFRAKVKKKVDVGADIICYVKLSDETDELVQKCKVVRCNYFDDGYEIAAQYVDIQDRIREKIISFIFKEQRRLKRQQINF; encoded by the coding sequence ATGGTTAACATAAAGCCTGGGCAAAAGATCGAAATAAGTATTGGCAAAAGTAACAACAAATATGTGTCAAAAGTTGACGATGTATCTGCGGATGGTACACTGCTTGTGGAAACACCGATACATAATGGACACTTTGTTCCAATAAGAATTGGCGCAAAAGTTAATGTGATTTTTTTTAACAAGGATGGATTATTTACTTTTGATGGGATAGTAATAAATAGATTTTTCGGCAATTTGTCGTTTATACAATTAAAAAGGGTAACTGATATAGAGAAACTGCAAAGAAGACAATTTTTTAGATTAGAAAAAATAATGGAATTTAAGTATAAGCTGCATGAAGATGATGAGTCTTTCGAAAAAGGTGTAATAAAAGATATAAGTGGCGGTGGATTTAGGGCAAAGGTTAAGAAAAAAGTAGACGTAGGGGCAGATATAATTTGTTATGTTAAGTTAAGCGATGAAACTGATGAATTGGTCCAAAAATGTAAAGTGGTAAGGTGTAACTATTTTGATGATGGATATGAAATAGCCGCTCAATATGTCGATATACAAGATAGAATAAGAGAGAAGATAATATCATTTATTTTTAAAGAGCAAAGACGATTAAAAAGACAGCAGATAAACTTTTGA
- a CDS encoding AAA family ATPase produces the protein MDQAERLRYLFQQNNGKRCRVITVTGGKGGTGKTCISVNLSIALKKIGYKVLIVDADIGFSNAEIELGVVSNYTLYDVLYGNKKIIDVINDGPVGVKFISTGGNFDLVNDDIDLNVFFNNIKILDNYFDYIIVDTGAGVNKTVKSFIDMSDDVIIVTTPEPTAIMDAYILIKTINDLSDKNLYLIVNKVANQNEYVSVYERLNNALINFLGASIIDLGFIHEDAKISECIKMQIPVVLKYQHSKPSKDIARIAEVLTNYKTDKKKEGLLGIFKKMFLNGGGINNG, from the coding sequence ATGGATCAGGCGGAGAGGCTTAGGTATCTATTTCAACAAAACAATGGAAAAAGATGTAGAGTCATAACCGTTACAGGTGGAAAAGGGGGAACTGGTAAAACATGCATTTCAGTTAATCTATCTATAGCGCTAAAAAAGATTGGGTATAAAGTTTTAATAGTTGATGCTGATATAGGGTTTTCCAATGCAGAGATAGAGTTAGGAGTCGTATCTAATTACACATTGTACGATGTGCTGTATGGAAATAAAAAGATTATTGACGTTATAAACGATGGACCTGTCGGGGTAAAATTCATTTCAACAGGAGGAAATTTTGATCTTGTAAATGACGATATAGATTTAAATGTATTTTTTAACAATATTAAAATATTAGATAATTATTTTGATTATATTATTGTTGATACTGGAGCTGGAGTTAACAAGACTGTAAAGAGTTTTATAGATATGTCAGATGATGTGATAATCGTAACCACACCAGAGCCAACTGCCATAATGGATGCTTACATACTTATTAAGACAATTAACGACTTAAGCGATAAAAATTTGTATTTAATAGTTAATAAAGTCGCTAACCAGAACGAATATGTTTCTGTTTATGAAAGGCTTAACAATGCACTTATTAACTTTTTGGGTGCTTCAATAATTGATCTTGGCTTTATACATGAAGATGCTAAAATAAGCGAATGTATAAAAATGCAAATTCCTGTTGTACTAAAATATCAGCATAGTAAGCCTTCAAAAGATATCGCGAGAATTGCCGAAGTCCTTACAAATTATAAGACGGATAAAAAGAAAGAAGGTCTTCTTGGAATATTTAAAAAAATGTTTTTGAATGGTGGAGGCATTAATAATGGTTAA
- a CDS encoding DEAD/DEAH box helicase family protein: MKVKRYIADNYQDALKLIKAEMGSDAVILQQSSYRERGLRGLFKKKKVEVVAAVEENKIDERDLFIKDLYEIKSLLREFKHNEIKDESRKDLVYELVSRGVDDKLSKILTDGINEISDDNLETLQKRIVNFIGPPKKITGLNEKKRAVFIGPTGVGKTTTIAKIASNLILREKKKVLLITADIFRIAGAEQLKIYGEILGVPVMVVNNIFDLNRLEGEISKYDVVLIDTAGRSHTDSKKMQELKTFLQYGTYDEVYLCLSAATKNSDIKKIIKSYDFINEYNLLFTKLDETDNYSVILNSIYYSKKSVSYVTNGQMVPDDISLADSKMIAQNILKGN, encoded by the coding sequence GTGAAAGTTAAGCGATATATTGCAGATAATTATCAAGATGCTTTAAAACTGATTAAAGCTGAAATGGGCAGCGATGCGGTAATATTGCAACAGAGCAGTTACAGAGAAAGAGGATTGAGAGGTTTATTTAAAAAGAAGAAAGTTGAAGTTGTAGCTGCAGTAGAAGAAAATAAAATCGATGAAAGAGATCTGTTTATTAAAGATTTGTATGAAATCAAGTCGCTTTTAAGAGAATTTAAACATAATGAAATAAAGGATGAAAGTAGAAAAGATCTAGTCTATGAACTTGTTTCAAGAGGCGTTGATGATAAATTGTCGAAAATTCTGACTGATGGCATAAATGAGATTTCGGATGATAATTTAGAGACATTGCAAAAAAGAATTGTAAATTTTATTGGGCCTCCAAAGAAAATAACCGGCTTGAACGAGAAAAAACGTGCTGTTTTTATTGGACCTACAGGTGTCGGTAAAACGACGACGATTGCAAAAATTGCTTCTAATTTAATTTTAAGGGAAAAGAAAAAAGTACTGCTAATAACTGCGGATATATTTAGAATTGCTGGTGCAGAACAATTAAAGATTTACGGTGAGATTTTAGGTGTGCCTGTAATGGTAGTTAACAATATTTTTGATTTAAATCGATTGGAAGGTGAAATAAGCAAATACGATGTGGTTTTGATTGATACTGCTGGAAGAAGCCATACTGATTCTAAGAAAATGCAGGAATTAAAAACCTTTTTGCAATATGGTACCTATGACGAAGTTTATCTTTGCCTAAGCGCAGCTACAAAAAACAGTGATATTAAAAAAATTATAAAATCGTACGACTTTATAAATGAGTACAATCTTCTTTTTACTAAGTTAGATGAAACAGATAATTATAGTGTTATTTTAAATTCAATATACTACTCAAAAAAATCTGTATCATACGTGACAAATGGTCAGATGGTACCTGATGATATTAGTTTAGCTGATAGCAAAATGATTGCACAAAATATTTTAAAGGGGAATTAA
- the flhA gene encoding flagellar biosynthesis protein FlhA — MKFSDLIAAIFVVGIVLIIIIPVPSILLDFLLILNISLSIIILLTTMYVKDAMDFSVFPSILLITTLMRLSLNISSTRLILTSGFAGNVIHAFGSFVIGNNPIVGFIVFIIIAIVQFIVITKGAERVSEVSARFTLDAMPGKQMSIDADLNAGIINDKEAKERRKKIQEEAKFFGSMDGASKFVKGDAIVGIIIMIINIIAGLIIGMTIKGMDINQAINTYTILTVGDGLVSQIPALLISTATGIIVTRTASESNMGNDVIMQLIKEPRVLQMTGILLMLMAFVPMLPAIPLLIIGSLFTYLGFSNRKKNLANDEVKKDDLKELEEIRDPKRAYDLLQVDPIELEFGYELIPIASSELLDRIVMIRRQIALDLGLVVPMVRLRDNIQLKPNEYIIKIRGNEVGKGDVYVNKYLCMQVGEINSDIKGISTREPAFGLPALWIDDSEKQKAEMLGCTVVDVPSVISTHLTNIIKRHSDELLGRQEVKELLDNIKLSNPALVEEIVPKLLSIGDIEKVLCNLLREEISIRDMVTILETLADYAPTTKDTDVLTEYVRQSLKRAITNKYAKDGKLQVITLDPEVERSIQNAINQTEHGSYLALPPDSMQKILKAVHNIIKKITIKGEQPIILTAPIIRFYLRKLIEQISKDIVVLSYNELLPNVEVFSVGTVKLSES; from the coding sequence TTGAAATTTTCAGATTTAATTGCAGCAATATTTGTCGTAGGAATTGTTTTAATAATAATCATTCCTGTTCCATCTATATTATTGGATTTTTTGCTTATTTTAAATATATCACTGTCAATTATAATACTGCTTACGACAATGTATGTTAAGGATGCTATGGATTTTTCTGTTTTTCCATCAATATTGCTTATAACGACTTTGATGAGATTATCCCTTAATATTTCTTCTACCCGATTGATTTTGACGTCTGGATTTGCAGGCAATGTGATTCATGCATTTGGAAGCTTTGTCATAGGCAACAATCCCATAGTAGGATTTATAGTGTTTATTATAATTGCAATTGTACAATTCATTGTCATAACAAAGGGCGCTGAAAGAGTGTCCGAAGTTTCCGCAAGATTCACTCTTGACGCAATGCCAGGCAAACAAATGTCAATTGATGCAGATTTGAATGCTGGAATAATAAACGACAAAGAAGCAAAAGAAAGAAGGAAGAAAATTCAGGAAGAAGCAAAGTTTTTTGGCTCAATGGATGGTGCAAGTAAATTTGTAAAGGGAGATGCTATCGTTGGAATCATAATCATGATAATAAATATAATTGCTGGATTAATCATTGGGATGACTATTAAAGGCATGGATATAAATCAAGCCATAAATACTTATACGATTTTGACTGTTGGTGATGGATTGGTAAGTCAGATTCCAGCTCTTTTAATATCAACAGCTACTGGCATCATAGTCACAAGGACTGCATCAGAGTCCAATATGGGAAACGATGTTATAATGCAGCTTATAAAAGAGCCGAGGGTTTTACAAATGACTGGTATCTTACTCATGCTGATGGCATTCGTTCCTATGCTCCCTGCCATTCCATTGCTTATAATAGGTTCGCTATTTACATATTTGGGATTTTCAAATAGAAAGAAAAATTTAGCAAATGATGAAGTTAAAAAAGACGACTTGAAAGAATTGGAAGAAATTAGAGATCCTAAAAGAGCTTATGACTTATTGCAAGTGGACCCAATTGAACTGGAATTTGGATATGAGTTGATTCCAATTGCCAGCAGTGAATTATTAGACAGAATTGTGATGATTAGAAGGCAAATTGCTTTGGATTTAGGCTTAGTGGTGCCTATGGTAAGGTTGAGAGATAATATTCAGCTTAAACCAAACGAGTACATAATCAAAATAAGAGGCAACGAAGTAGGGAAAGGCGATGTGTATGTAAATAAATATTTGTGTATGCAAGTCGGCGAAATAAACAGCGATATAAAGGGTATAAGCACGAGAGAACCGGCTTTTGGATTGCCTGCATTATGGATTGACGATAGTGAAAAACAAAAAGCTGAAATGTTGGGATGTACAGTAGTCGATGTTCCATCTGTCATTTCTACACATCTTACAAATATCATAAAGAGGCATTCAGATGAACTTTTAGGAAGGCAGGAGGTTAAAGAGCTTTTAGATAATATAAAGCTGTCAAATCCAGCTTTGGTTGAAGAAATTGTGCCGAAATTATTAAGCATAGGTGATATTGAGAAGGTTTTGTGTAACTTGCTAAGAGAGGAAATTTCGATTAGAGATATGGTAACTATTTTGGAAACTTTAGCTGATTATGCGCCAACTACAAAAGACACCGATGTTTTAACAGAGTATGTAAGACAATCATTAAAAAGAGCTATAACAAACAAGTATGCAAAAGACGGTAAACTCCAGGTGATAACATTAGATCCGGAAGTTGAAAGGTCAATACAAAACGCTATAAATCAGACCGAGCATGGATCGTATTTAGCGCTTCCGCCTGATTCAATGCAAAAAATATTGAAGGCTGTACACAACATCATAAAAAAGATTACGATTAAGGGCGAACAGCCAATTATACTTACAGCACCAATTATACGATTTTATTTGCGTAAATTAATCGAGCAAATTTCGAAAGATATAGTCGTTTTATCGTACAATGAACTTTTGCCTAATGTAGAGGTATTTTCTGTAGGGACGGTGAAACTAAGTGAAAGTTAA
- the flhB gene encoding flagellar biosynthesis protein FlhB, producing MKLQIFAGEKTEPATPKRRQDARKKGQVFQSREVTSALVTIAGFLVIYFTVQNSIAEIMNLIKFLFLNYGGASDNVFTINGIYKLFEMVFSVFIKLILPTIATVFIIALISTYAQVGFVFTLETLNFKLERLNPLDGLKRMFSKRSLLELVKSIIKISILAYVMYSFLIGQYKGIPQLLDMSVQDLIKYNMNIFAGILLRISLVLVVLGAIDYVYQWREYESNLRMSKEDIKEEFKETEGNPQIKSEIRKKQRQISMRRMMQNIKKADVVITNPTHIAVALMYDSEINDAPVVVAKGQDYIAQKIKEEAIKYSIAIVENKPLAQSLYKTTEIGDSIPPELYKAVAEVLAYVYSLRGE from the coding sequence TTGAAGCTACAAATTTTTGCAGGTGAAAAAACAGAACCGGCAACACCCAAAAGAAGGCAAGACGCAAGGAAAAAAGGACAAGTATTTCAAAGTAGAGAAGTTACTTCGGCACTTGTAACAATAGCAGGTTTTCTTGTTATATATTTTACAGTGCAAAATAGCATTGCTGAAATCATGAATTTAATCAAATTTCTTTTTTTAAATTATGGTGGTGCCAGTGATAATGTATTTACGATTAATGGAATATACAAGCTGTTTGAGATGGTGTTTTCTGTTTTTATAAAGCTAATTTTGCCAACCATTGCAACGGTATTTATAATAGCCCTTATATCAACTTATGCGCAAGTTGGATTTGTGTTTACTTTAGAGACTTTGAATTTTAAATTAGAAAGATTAAATCCTCTTGATGGTTTAAAAAGGATGTTTTCTAAAAGGAGTTTATTAGAACTTGTAAAATCAATCATTAAAATTAGCATATTGGCATACGTAATGTATTCATTTTTGATAGGTCAGTATAAGGGCATACCACAGCTTTTAGATATGTCTGTGCAAGATCTTATTAAATACAATATGAACATATTTGCCGGCATATTGTTGAGGATCTCCTTAGTATTGGTAGTTTTAGGGGCAATAGATTACGTATATCAGTGGAGAGAATATGAATCAAACCTTAGAATGAGTAAAGAAGACATCAAAGAGGAATTTAAGGAAACTGAAGGGAACCCTCAGATAAAATCAGAAATTAGAAAGAAACAAAGACAAATTTCCATGAGGAGGATGATGCAAAACATAAAAAAAGCCGATGTCGTCATAACAAACCCTACTCACATTGCAGTAGCTTTAATGTATGATAGCGAAATTAATGATGCACCTGTTGTCGTAGCAAAAGGACAAGATTATATAGCTCAGAAAATAAAAGAAGAAGCAATTAAGTATTCGATTGCGATTGTTGAGAATAAACCATTGGCTCAATCTTTGTATAAAACAACGGAAATCGGTGATAGCATACCACCTGAATTGTATAAAGCAGTTGCAGAAGTTTTGGCTTATGTATATAGTTTGAGGGGAGAATAG
- the fliR gene encoding flagellar biosynthetic protein FliR, with translation MELSYYILNNVQYFLIVFVRMLGIFILTPLFGTKTLPSTFKIGLAFFTSIMIFELVNVKIDANNLYQYVEIVFNEFLIGLLIGLSSMISFSAIYLAGQIIDYQLGFSIVNVLAAGEETQVPLIGNFVYILTLLLFLLIDGHHKLFQLLFQSYSMIPVGTPFLHLESINTVITKIVSDMFVLGFRISAPIVVSTLLTDITLSIISRTIPQLNVFMIGMPIKIFVGIFTLFIMLPMYLAVIDVLFNGMYSDIFALFKSIVKG, from the coding sequence ATGGAGTTAAGTTATTATATTTTAAACAATGTACAGTACTTTTTAATAGTATTTGTTAGAATGCTGGGAATCTTTATATTGACACCGCTTTTTGGGACAAAAACATTGCCTTCCACGTTTAAGATAGGGCTTGCTTTTTTTACATCAATAATGATTTTTGAATTAGTAAATGTGAAAATTGATGCAAATAATTTATATCAATACGTTGAAATTGTTTTTAATGAGTTTCTGATTGGCTTATTGATTGGTTTGTCTTCTATGATTTCATTTAGCGCTATATATTTAGCTGGACAAATAATAGATTACCAATTAGGCTTTAGCATTGTCAATGTTTTGGCGGCTGGTGAAGAAACGCAGGTGCCCTTAATTGGAAATTTTGTATATATACTTACATTACTATTGTTTTTACTTATAGACGGCCATCATAAGCTTTTTCAGTTGCTTTTTCAAAGCTATAGTATGATACCTGTAGGTACGCCGTTTTTACATTTAGAAAGCATTAATACAGTCATTACAAAAATTGTATCGGATATGTTTGTCTTAGGATTTAGAATAAGCGCACCCATTGTCGTGTCAACTTTGCTTACAGATATAACTTTAAGCATAATATCAAGGACAATACCGCAATTAAATGTATTTATGATAGGTATGCCTATAAAAATATTCGTTGGTATTTTTACGTTGTTTATTATGTTGCCAATGTATTTAGCTGTTATTGATGTCTTGTTTAATGGCATGTACTCAGATATATTTGCACTTTTTAAATCAATTGTCAAAGGATGA